A stretch of DNA from Nocardioides sp. Arc9.136:
CAGGACGTAGGCCAGCGCGTGCAGCGCGCACCCGGCGCCGCCGCTGCCCGGCCCGCCGGAGGTGGGCGCGAAGTCGGGACGGTTGTGGAAGACACAGGCCTGCTGCCCGTCGACCACCACGGTCAGCGTCTTGCGCTCGCCCTCGTCGTCGACCTCGACCCAGTCGGCGCGGTCCACGGCCCGGCCGGCCGGCTTGAGCTGCCAGAGGTCCTCGTCGAGCTGGTCGACGAAGCCCGCCACGCGCTCCTCGTCGGCCTCGTCGGCGAAGTGGGCGCCCAGCGTGCAGCAGCCGACGTCGGGGGCGTCGGCGTAGATGCCGGCGCAGCCGTTCCCGAAGATGCACGTGTACGCCGACGTCAGCCAGGTCAGGTCGCCCCGGATGACCTCCGAGGGGTCGTCGGGGTTGACGAACTCCACCCAGGCGCGGGGAAAGTCGAGGTCCACTTCCGGCACGGGCGCCACAGTACGGCCCGGGACCACCGCAGTAGGTTGAGGACCATGCGCCTGGGCGTCCTGGACATCGGGTCCAACACCGGTCACCTGCTGGTCGTCGACGCCCACGGGGGAGCGGCGCCGCTGCCGGCGTACTCCTTCAAGCAGCCGCTGCGGCTCGCCGAGCACCTCGACGCCGCGGGTGCGGTCACCCCGGCCGGCGTCGACGCGCTCACGGCGTTCACCGCGGAGGCGCTCGTGGTGGCCGAGGAGAAGGGGTGCGAGGACCTGCTCGCGTTCGCCACCTCCGCCGTCCGTGACGCCACCAACTCCGAGGCGGTGCTGGCCCACGTGCGCGAGCGCACCGGGGCCGCGATCAGCGTGCTCCCCGGGGAGGACGAGGCGCGGCTGACCTTCCTGGCGGTGCGTCGCTGGTTCGGGTGGTCGGCCGGGCGGCTGGCGGTCTTCGACATCGGCGGCGGGTCGCTGGAGATCGCCGCGGGCCCCGACGAGGCGCCGGACATCGCGCGGTCCCTGCCCCTGGGCGCCGGACGCCTGGCGCGCACCTACCTGCACGGCGGGGCCGCCGGCGCGGACGAGGCGACGGTGCGGTCGCTGCGCAAGCAGGTGCGCGCCGCCGTCGCCCGCGACGCGGGCCAGCTGCTGCGTGCCGGACGCCCCGACCGGGCCGCCGCCACGTCGAAGACGTTCCGCTCCCTGGCGCGCATCTGCGGGGCGGCCCCGTCGGCCGAGGGGCCGCTCGTGCGCCGGACGCTGCCGCTGGACGCCCTCGCGGCGTGGGTGCCGAAGCTGGCCGCGATGGACCTCGCCGAGCTGTCGGACCTGCCGGGCGTCTCGGCGAGCCGTGCCCACCAGATCGTGCCCGGCGCGCTCGTGGCCGAGGCCTGCATGGACATCTTCGAGCTGTCCGAGCTCGAGGTGTGCCCGTGGGCGCTGCGCGAGGGCGTCATCCTCGAGCGGCTGGACCGGATGAGCGTCCTGGGCGAGCGGTGAGCACGCCCCGGATCGGCCTCTCCACGTCCTCGGTCTACCCCGAGTCGGCCTCGCACGCCTTCGGCTGGGCCGCCCGGCTGGGGTACGACGCGGTCGAGGTGATGGTGGCGCTGGACCGGGTCAGCCAGCAGCCGGAGATGGTCAGGCGGCTCTCCGAGCACCACGGGGTCCCGGTCTCGGCGATCCACTCGCCCACGCTGCTGTTCACCCAGCGGGTCTGGGGCACCGAGCCGTGGACGAAGCTCCAGCGCTCCGCCGACATGGCCCACGAGGTCGGCGCCGAGGTGGTGGTCGTGCACCCGCCGTTCCGCTGGCAGAAGGAGTACGCCGCCGGGTTCGTCGACGGCATCGCGGCGCTGGAGGAGTCGACCGGCATCGCGTTCGCTGTCGAGAACATGTACCCCTGGCGGGCCAGCCAGCGGCGCGGCGTGGAGATGTACCTCCCCGGCTGGGACCCCTCCACCGAGCCCTACGCCAACACCGTCATCGACCTCTCGCACGCCGCGATCGCCCAGGCCGACCCGGTCGCGATGGCCGAGCGGCTGGGCCCCCGGCTGCGCCACGTGCACCTCACCGACGGCACCGGCTCGGCCAAGGACGAGCACCTCGTGCCCGGTCGTGGCGCCATGGACGCCGCCGGCTTCCTGCGCCACCTCGCCGGCTCCGGCTTCTCCGGCGAGGTCGTCCTCGAGATCAACACCCGCCGGTGCAGCACGCGGGAGGAGCGGGAGGCAGACCTGCGCGAGTCCCTCGACTTCGCCCGCGAGCACCTCGCGGTCCGGGCGTGAGCCCCCGCGGGCGGCGGCCGGGCGCGCCGGACACCCGCGCGGCGATCCTCGCCGCCGCGCGCGAGCGCTTCGCCGAGGGCGGGTTCGCGGGGACGTCGGTCCGCTCGGTCGCCGCGGCGGCAGGCGTGGACGCCGCCCTCGTGCACCACTACTTCGGCACCAAGGACGACCTCTTCCTCGCGGCGCTGGAGCTGCGGGTCGATCCCCGCGCCGTCCTCCGACCGGTCGTGGAGGCGGGGCTGCCCGGGGCCGGCGAGCGGCTCGTCCACGTGCTGCTCGACGTCTGGGACGAGGAGGAGACGCGGCTGCCGCTGCTCGCGGTGCTGCGGGGGATCGGCGAGCCCAGCGGCCAGCGGCTCCTGCGCGACGGCGTGCTGCGGATGGTGCTCGGCCCGGTGGTCGCCGGCCTCGGCGTGGACCAGCCCGAGCGCAGGGCGGCGCTCCTCGCCACCCAGCTGGTCGGCGTGGTGGTGCTGCGCTACCTGCTCGAGGCCGAGCCGCTCGCGTCGGCGGGCCGCGAGGAGCTGGTGGCGACGTACGCCCCGGTCGTGCAGCGGTTCCTCGCCGACCCCCTGCCCTAGCCCGCCCGGTACCGCTCCCGCACGGGTTCCGCCCTTGCGGGGATCGCGTCGCGGGCGCACAATTCAACACATGATGAATTCGGTGGTGGCGGTACGGGGGCTCCGGGTCGTGCGCGGCGGGCGGGCGGTCCTCGACGGCCTCGACCTCGAGGTGGGGGCCGGCGTCACGGGCCTGCTGGGGCCGTCCGGGTGCGGCAAGTCCACGCTCCTGCGCGCGCTCGTCGGCGTGCAGCGCACCGCCGCCGGGACCGTCGAGGTGCTCGGCCACCCGGCGGGCAGCCGACCGCTGCGGCACCGGGTGGGCTACGTGACCCAGGCGGCGTCGGTCTACGACGACCTCACCGTCGCCGAGAACCTGCGCTTCTTCGCTCGCGTCCTCGACGCCGGGCCCGACGCGGTCGAGCGCGCGGTCGCGGCCGTCGGCCTCGGTGCGCACCGGGACGCGGTCGTCGGGAGGCTCTCGGGCGGCCAGCGCAGCCGGGCCAGCCTCGCCGTCGCGCTCCTGCGCTCCCCGGACCTGCTGGTGCTCGACGAGCCGACCGTCGGGCTGGACCCGGTCCTGCGGCGCGACCTCTGGTCCCTGTTCCACCGCCTGGCCGACGACGGCGCGGCGGTGCTGGTCTCCAGCCACGTCATGGACGAGGCCGAGCGGTGCGACCGGCTCCTGCTGATGCGGGAGGGGCGGATCATCGCCGACGACAGCCCGGCCGGGGTCAAGCGGCGCGTCGGCGCGGCCGACGTCGAGGGCGCGTTCCTGGCCCTGGTCGAGGGCGGTGCCGCATGAGCGCGCGGATCACCCTCGCCGTGGCCGGCCGGGTGCTGCTCCAGCTGCGCCGCGACCACCGCACGCTGGCGATGCTGCTGGTGCTGCCGTGCCTGCTGGTCGCGCTGCTGGCCTGGATGTACGCCGACGTCGGCGGCGAGACGTTCGACCGGGTCGGCCCCTCGCTGCTCGCGATCTTCCCCTTCGTCGTGATGTTCCTGGTCACGAGCGTCACCACGCTGCGCGAGCGCTCGAGCGGGACCCTCGAGCGCCTCCTGGCCATGCCGACGGGCCGGCTCGACCTGCTGGTGGGCTACGCGCTCGCCTTCGGCCTGGTGGCCGCGGTGCAGGCGGCGCTCGCGGTCGGGGTAGGCGTCGGCCTGCTCGACCTCGACGTCGTCGGGGCCGTGTGGCTGCTCGGGGTGGTCGCGATCGCCGACGCGGTCCTCGGCACCGCGCTCGGGCTGCTGGTCAGCGCCTTCGCGCGCACCGAGTTCCAGGCGGTGCAGTTCATGCCCGCGCTCGTCGTCCCCCAGATCCTGCTGTGCGGCCTGTTCGTGCCGCGCGACCTGCTGCCCCGGGCGCTCGGCGTGGTCAGCGACCTGCTGCCGCTGTCCTACGCGACCGACGCGATGCTGCACCTGAGCAGGTCGGCGACCACGGGGGAGGTGTGGAAGGACCTGGCGGTGGTGGCCGGCTTCGCGCTCGCCGGGCTGGCCCTCGGTGCCGCGACACTGCGCCGGCGAACCGCCTGAGGAGCCGGGGGCGCTCCTCCCTGCAGGCGGCGGCGGCGCCGCGACGTACCCTCCACACCATGTCCCTGCTCCGCCAGCCGCTCCTCGCGCTGTCCCGCAGCACCACCGTCCGCGAGCTCGTCAGCACCCTGCCGGTCTCCAGCGGGATCGTGCGCAGCTACGTCCCCGGCGAGACCACCGCGGCCGCGGTGGCGACGTCGGCCGGGCTCGTCGACGACGGCCTCAAGGTGACCCTGGACTTCCTTGGCGAGGACACCACCGACCTGGCCCAGGCCGACGCGACGGTGCAGGCCTACGTCGAGCTGCTGGGCCAGCTCTCGGCGCGCGGCCTGGCCCGCCACGCGGAGGTGTCGGTGAAGCTCTCCGCGATCGGGCAGGCGCTGCCCACCTCCGAGCGCGGCACCGGTCACCACGTCGCGCTGGAGAACGCCCGCACCATCTGCCGGGCGGCCCGCAACGCCGGCACGACGGTCACCCTCGACATGGAGGACCACACCACCACCGACTCGACGCTGGCGATCCTGCGCGACCTGCGCAAGGACTTCCCCGAGACCGGTGCGGTGCTGCAGGCCTACCTCCACCGCACCGAGGCCGACTGCCGCGAGCTCGCCCACGAGGGCTCGCGGGTCCGGCTCTGCAAGGGCGCGTACGACGAGCCGGAGGAGGTCGCCTACCAGACCCGCCTCGACGTCGACACCGCCTACGTCCGCTGCCTCAAGATCCTCCTGGCCGGCCAGGGCTACCCGATGATCGCCACCCACGACCCGCGGATGGTCGAGATCGCCTCCTCGTTGGCCAGCCGGTACGGCCGCGAGCAGGGGACCTACGAGTTCCAGATGCTCTACGGCATCCGCCCCGAGGAGCAGCGCCGGCTCGCCCGCGCGGGCGACACCGTCCGCGTCTACCTGCCCTACGGCGGCGAGTGGTACGGCTACCTCATGCGCCGCCTCGCCGAGCGCCCCAAGAACCTGACATTCTTCCTCCGCTCGTTGATCTCGAAGAAGTAGGGGCGAAGCTGTGTCGCAGACCGCGATCCTCGGTGCCGGCGTCATGGGGGAGACCCTCCTGTCCGGCCTGGTCCGCGCCGGGCGGCGGGTCGACGACCTGCTCGTCGGCGAGAAGCGTGCCGAGCGGGCCCGCGAGCTCGAGGAGCGGTACGGCGTCGCGGTGGTCGCCAACGTCGAGGCGGCCCGCCGCGCCGACACCGTCGTGCTGGTCGTCAAGCCGCAGGACATGGGCGACGTGCTCGCCGAGATCGCCCCGGTGCTCCGCCCCGGCCAGCTGGTCGTGTCGCTGGCGGCCGGCACCACCACCGCCTTCATCGAGTTGCGCGTCCCCGAGGGGGTCGCGGTCGTGCGGGTCATGCCGAACACCCCGGCCCTCGTCGACGAGGGGATGGCGGCGATCTCGCCGGGGTCGCACTGCTCCGAGGCCGACCTCACCGAGGTCGAGTCGCTCATGGGCTCGGTCGGCCGGGTGCTGCGGATCCCCGAGCGCCAGCAGGACGCCGTCACCGCGATCAGCGGCTCCGGACCGGCGTACATCTTCTTCGTCGTCGAGTCGATGATCGAGGC
This window harbors:
- a CDS encoding ABC transporter permease, yielding MSARITLAVAGRVLLQLRRDHRTLAMLLVLPCLLVALLAWMYADVGGETFDRVGPSLLAIFPFVVMFLVTSVTTLRERSSGTLERLLAMPTGRLDLLVGYALAFGLVAAVQAALAVGVGVGLLDLDVVGAVWLLGVVAIADAVLGTALGLLVSAFARTEFQAVQFMPALVVPQILLCGLFVPRDLLPRALGVVSDLLPLSYATDAMLHLSRSATTGEVWKDLAVVAGFALAGLALGAATLRRRTA
- a CDS encoding Ppx/GppA phosphatase family protein, whose product is MRLGVLDIGSNTGHLLVVDAHGGAAPLPAYSFKQPLRLAEHLDAAGAVTPAGVDALTAFTAEALVVAEEKGCEDLLAFATSAVRDATNSEAVLAHVRERTGAAISVLPGEDEARLTFLAVRRWFGWSAGRLAVFDIGGGSLEIAAGPDEAPDIARSLPLGAGRLARTYLHGGAAGADEATVRSLRKQVRAAVARDAGQLLRAGRPDRAAATSKTFRSLARICGAAPSAEGPLVRRTLPLDALAAWVPKLAAMDLAELSDLPGVSASRAHQIVPGALVAEACMDIFELSELEVCPWALREGVILERLDRMSVLGER
- the proC gene encoding pyrroline-5-carboxylate reductase; this encodes MSQTAILGAGVMGETLLSGLVRAGRRVDDLLVGEKRAERARELEERYGVAVVANVEAARRADTVVLVVKPQDMGDVLAEIAPVLRPGQLVVSLAAGTTTAFIELRVPEGVAVVRVMPNTPALVDEGMAAISPGSHCSEADLTEVESLMGSVGRVLRIPERQQDAVTAISGSGPAYIFFVVESMIEAGVHLGLPRATASDLVIQTLVGSAKMLRETGTHPTVLREQVTSPAGTTASALRELEVHKVRAAFLAAMEAARDRSRELAEGS
- a CDS encoding ABC transporter ATP-binding protein, producing the protein MMNSVVAVRGLRVVRGGRAVLDGLDLEVGAGVTGLLGPSGCGKSTLLRALVGVQRTAAGTVEVLGHPAGSRPLRHRVGYVTQAASVYDDLTVAENLRFFARVLDAGPDAVERAVAAVGLGAHRDAVVGRLSGGQRSRASLAVALLRSPDLLVLDEPTVGLDPVLRRDLWSLFHRLADDGAAVLVSSHVMDEAERCDRLLLMREGRIIADDSPAGVKRRVGAADVEGAFLALVEGGAA
- a CDS encoding TetR family transcriptional regulator, producing MSPRGRRPGAPDTRAAILAAARERFAEGGFAGTSVRSVAAAAGVDAALVHHYFGTKDDLFLAALELRVDPRAVLRPVVEAGLPGAGERLVHVLLDVWDEEETRLPLLAVLRGIGEPSGQRLLRDGVLRMVLGPVVAGLGVDQPERRAALLATQLVGVVVLRYLLEAEPLASAGREELVATYAPVVQRFLADPLP
- a CDS encoding sugar phosphate isomerase/epimerase; the protein is MSTPRIGLSTSSVYPESASHAFGWAARLGYDAVEVMVALDRVSQQPEMVRRLSEHHGVPVSAIHSPTLLFTQRVWGTEPWTKLQRSADMAHEVGAEVVVVHPPFRWQKEYAAGFVDGIAALEESTGIAFAVENMYPWRASQRRGVEMYLPGWDPSTEPYANTVIDLSHAAIAQADPVAMAERLGPRLRHVHLTDGTGSAKDEHLVPGRGAMDAAGFLRHLAGSGFSGEVVLEINTRRCSTREEREADLRESLDFAREHLAVRA
- a CDS encoding proline dehydrogenase family protein, whose translation is MLRQPLLALSRSTTVRELVSTLPVSSGIVRSYVPGETTAAAVATSAGLVDDGLKVTLDFLGEDTTDLAQADATVQAYVELLGQLSARGLARHAEVSVKLSAIGQALPTSERGTGHHVALENARTICRAARNAGTTVTLDMEDHTTTDSTLAILRDLRKDFPETGAVLQAYLHRTEADCRELAHEGSRVRLCKGAYDEPEEVAYQTRLDVDTAYVRCLKILLAGQGYPMIATHDPRMVEIASSLASRYGREQGTYEFQMLYGIRPEEQRRLARAGDTVRVYLPYGGEWYGYLMRRLAERPKNLTFFLRSLISKK